From the Oleiharenicola lentus genome, one window contains:
- a CDS encoding PfkB family carbohydrate kinase: protein MSNTLYPDIQSLAPVVAGFKAGLRAAAPERFSGLCGFDGFIDTFVRLQSPPSMAEFGAKVAAAAGVAASYPARHLGDKFGGNGPLFAAALNDIFAGNIDVTYIGALGHPEVLPIFQAALGAKTRKLYTLGRAAQTTCLEYTDGKVMLNDMSACAEVTWESLLSCIGADALDAELKSARFISAVNWGKLPHAGVIWSNLATRLGSLGVAPKKVLYFMDLAEFESRPFADREELLGRLGPITRQCETILSFNLKEAWQMAEVFGGAYQGHKDAATVAELTAYLRSHIDVDRVIVHPNNGAACASAQGTVYVPGPYCADPLISTGAGDNFGAGCVAAALRGADDTGIVLAGNCASGHFIRSGRSASFVDMCRLLDAWAAGTLSDRL, encoded by the coding sequence ATGAGCAACACCCTATATCCTGACATTCAGTCGCTCGCCCCGGTCGTTGCCGGATTCAAGGCGGGTCTGCGCGCGGCCGCCCCGGAGCGGTTTTCCGGCCTGTGCGGGTTTGACGGTTTCATTGACACCTTTGTCCGCCTCCAATCGCCCCCTTCCATGGCTGAATTCGGCGCGAAAGTGGCGGCGGCCGCAGGGGTCGCCGCGTCCTATCCCGCCCGCCACCTCGGAGACAAATTCGGCGGCAACGGCCCGCTCTTTGCGGCCGCGCTCAACGACATTTTCGCCGGAAATATCGACGTGACCTATATCGGCGCCTTAGGGCATCCGGAGGTTTTGCCGATCTTCCAGGCCGCGCTCGGGGCCAAGACCAGGAAACTCTACACGCTGGGGCGGGCCGCCCAAACCACCTGCCTGGAATACACCGACGGCAAGGTCATGCTGAACGACATGTCGGCGTGCGCCGAAGTCACCTGGGAGAGCCTGCTCTCCTGCATCGGGGCGGACGCCCTGGATGCGGAACTGAAGTCGGCCCGTTTCATCAGCGCCGTCAACTGGGGCAAGCTGCCGCATGCCGGCGTCATCTGGAGCAATCTGGCGACCCGCCTAGGGTCGCTGGGTGTGGCCCCCAAGAAGGTCCTCTATTTCATGGATCTGGCTGAGTTCGAAAGCCGTCCGTTCGCGGACCGCGAGGAACTGCTTGGCCGCCTCGGACCGATCACGCGCCAGTGCGAAACGATCCTGAGCTTCAACCTCAAGGAAGCCTGGCAGATGGCCGAGGTTTTCGGCGGCGCCTATCAGGGCCACAAGGACGCCGCCACTGTGGCCGAGTTGACCGCCTACCTGCGATCGCACATCGACGTGGACCGGGTCATCGTGCACCCGAACAATGGCGCCGCCTGCGCCAGCGCCCAGGGCACAGTGTATGTGCCGGGTCCCTACTGCGCCGATCCGCTGATCTCGACCGGCGCAGGGGACAACTTCGGCGCCGGCTGTGTGGCCGCCGCCCTCCGGGGCGCCGACGACACGGGCATCGTGCTGGCCGGCAACTGCGCCAGTGGCCACTTCATCCGTTCAGGACGTTCTGCCTCGTTCGTGGACATGTGCCGGCTGCTCGATGCCTGGGCCGCGGGTACCCTCTCAGACCGTCTTTAG
- a CDS encoding sugar MFS transporter: MAATLPSTQSTSQANGNGSASRGAFAIMTSLFFLWGFMTVFNDILIPRFKEAFTLDYFRAMLVQFAFFGAYFVGALIYFVVSMLKGDPIARIGYKNGVVLGLLISATGSALFWPAASLSSYPLFLCALFVVGLGFAMLQIAANPYVTILGAEKTASSRLNLAQGFNSFGTTTGPLIGGYLIFEYFAKTGAHGAESVKLPYLGFCIVFIVLAVVFFFIKLPHIGEGKIEKGSGALRYPHVKLGILAIFAYVGAEVAVGSAIISYLALPEIAGLTEIEASKYVAIFWGGLMIGRFMGAVELSEIARVRKHVLMVVIPLAAFLFLWAAKSCPIDYLQSHSFGDFASFWSQRFLSDWAVFRNYLPFIGLCWVLFRLGKSLADRTLTIFALTAVCLLGIAILVGGKLALWCVVAVGLFSSIGWSNTFSLAIEGIGHHKSQASSLLVMAILGGAILPPVQGWVADQLSLHVSFLIPLLGYAYVAFYGAIGHRVGRKELSS; encoded by the coding sequence ATGGCCGCAACTCTACCCTCCACTCAGTCCACGTCCCAAGCCAACGGCAACGGCAGCGCTTCCCGTGGCGCCTTCGCCATCATGACGAGCCTCTTCTTCCTCTGGGGCTTCATGACAGTGTTCAACGACATCCTGATCCCGCGCTTCAAGGAGGCCTTCACGCTGGATTACTTTCGCGCGATGCTCGTCCAGTTTGCGTTCTTCGGCGCCTATTTTGTCGGCGCGCTGATCTACTTCGTCGTTTCGATGCTCAAGGGCGATCCGATCGCGCGAATCGGCTACAAGAACGGTGTCGTACTCGGCCTCCTGATTTCCGCGACGGGCAGCGCCCTGTTCTGGCCCGCCGCCTCGTTGTCATCCTATCCGCTGTTTCTGTGCGCGCTCTTTGTCGTCGGTCTCGGTTTCGCCATGCTGCAGATCGCCGCGAACCCCTATGTGACGATTCTCGGTGCGGAGAAAACCGCTTCCAGCCGGTTGAATCTCGCCCAAGGCTTCAACTCCTTCGGTACCACCACGGGCCCGCTGATCGGTGGTTACCTCATCTTTGAATACTTCGCCAAGACCGGCGCGCACGGAGCAGAATCCGTCAAACTCCCCTACCTGGGGTTCTGCATCGTCTTCATCGTGCTGGCGGTGGTTTTCTTCTTCATCAAGCTGCCCCATATCGGGGAAGGCAAAATTGAGAAAGGCAGCGGCGCGCTGCGCTACCCGCACGTCAAACTCGGCATTCTGGCGATCTTCGCCTACGTCGGTGCCGAGGTGGCGGTGGGCAGTGCGATCATCAGTTATCTGGCTCTGCCGGAGATCGCGGGCCTCACCGAGATCGAGGCCAGCAAGTATGTGGCGATCTTCTGGGGCGGCCTGATGATCGGTCGCTTTATGGGCGCCGTTGAGCTCAGCGAGATTGCAAGGGTCCGCAAACACGTGCTCATGGTCGTCATCCCGTTGGCGGCGTTTCTCTTTCTCTGGGCGGCCAAGAGTTGCCCGATCGACTACCTGCAGAGCCACTCCTTCGGCGACTTTGCCTCGTTTTGGAGTCAGCGGTTTCTCAGCGATTGGGCGGTTTTCCGAAACTACCTGCCTTTCATCGGCCTGTGCTGGGTGCTGTTCCGTTTGGGCAAGTCCCTGGCGGACCGCACGCTGACGATCTTCGCGCTGACCGCGGTGTGCCTGCTTGGCATCGCCATTTTGGTCGGAGGCAAGCTCGCGTTATGGTGTGTCGTTGCGGTGGGTTTGTTCAGCTCCATCGGCTGGTCGAACACCTTCTCCCTCGCGATCGAGGGCATCGGCCATCACAAAAGCCAGGCCTCCTCACTCCTGGTGATGGCGATTTTGGGTGGAGCCATTTTGCCTCCGGTGCAGGGTTGGGTGGCAGACCAGCTCAGCCTCCACGTTTCGTTCCTCATTCCTCTGCTCGGCTATGCCTACGTTGCCTTTTACGGGGCGATCGGCCACCGCGTCGGACGCAAAGAACTCTCCTCATGA
- a CDS encoding GH92 family glycosyl hydrolase, which produces MKLKLFLSVLALASTALAQVEYVDPTIGNVGILLVPTRPTAHLPNSMIRVHPLRDDFLDDQINGFPLTMISHRLGEIFTLQATTGAIDAKSWTTPITYDHEKPTPYHYSVWLEEPALKLEFAPGERTGLFRFTARDRAPVVLLATRKEGEMAVAGPQSVTGIERFHGMQAYLYGEFDQPMTVTASSVKENTGRLAASPVAATARAVQFRYAISFISHEQARKNLAREMKTWDLDAVARTARTRWNDTLGKIQVTGGTDAQKRTFYTALYRSHERMINISEDGRYYSAYDHQVHDDTRPFYVDNWIWDTYLALEPLHAILNPKMQADKIASYVRMYQQSGWMPSFAVLYGDHPCMTGNHASAWIADSWAKGIRDYDVQAAYEGLRKNALEGTLLPWRNGPRSSLDVFHAENGFMPAIRPDETETVPEVHSFERRQSVSVTLEHAFADWCLAQLARAIGKKDDADLLTQRGSWWKNVFRADHGFMWPKDAKGDWIEPFDPKFSGGQGGRLFFTENNAYTYNWLPRHDFEGLVASMGGVKAAEAKLDNTFRDSLGRSKFEYFATFPDSTGLVGQFTMANEPSFHIPYLYNYLGSPWKTQKRIRQLLEAFYPDQIHGIPGDEDGGGMSAFVVMSMMGFYPVTSGVPVYVLGSPVFDRVDIKLPDGKTFTLTARNTSRDHKYIDSVKLNNQARTKIWFTHDELTQGGRLDLEMSTKPNQVLGTRDADLPPSRLTLDPVSIK; this is translated from the coding sequence ATGAAACTCAAGCTGTTCCTCTCCGTCCTCGCCCTGGCCTCGACCGCGCTGGCGCAGGTCGAATACGTCGATCCCACCATCGGCAACGTCGGCATCCTCCTCGTGCCAACCCGGCCCACCGCGCACCTGCCCAATTCCATGATCCGGGTGCATCCGTTGCGTGACGATTTCCTCGACGACCAGATCAACGGTTTCCCGCTGACCATGATCTCCCATCGTCTCGGCGAGATTTTCACCCTGCAGGCCACGACGGGGGCCATCGACGCGAAGAGCTGGACCACCCCGATCACCTACGACCACGAAAAGCCGACGCCCTACCACTACTCCGTCTGGCTTGAGGAGCCGGCGCTCAAGCTGGAGTTCGCTCCGGGCGAACGCACCGGCCTATTCCGCTTCACCGCACGCGACCGGGCCCCCGTCGTCCTGCTCGCCACTCGCAAGGAAGGCGAAATGGCCGTCGCCGGCCCACAAAGCGTCACCGGCATCGAGCGCTTCCACGGCATGCAGGCCTACCTCTACGGCGAGTTCGACCAACCGATGACCGTGACCGCGAGCAGCGTGAAGGAAAACACGGGCCGCCTCGCCGCCTCGCCCGTGGCCGCCACGGCCCGGGCCGTCCAGTTCCGCTACGCGATCTCGTTCATCAGCCACGAGCAGGCCAGAAAGAACCTGGCCCGCGAAATGAAAACGTGGGACCTCGATGCCGTGGCCCGGACCGCGCGCACCCGCTGGAACGACACGCTGGGAAAAATCCAGGTGACCGGCGGCACCGACGCGCAGAAACGCACCTTCTACACCGCGCTCTACCGTTCCCATGAGCGCATGATCAACATCTCGGAGGACGGCCGCTACTACAGCGCCTACGATCACCAGGTCCACGACGATACCCGCCCCTTCTACGTGGATAATTGGATTTGGGATACCTACCTGGCCCTCGAGCCCCTGCACGCCATCCTCAACCCGAAGATGCAGGCCGACAAGATCGCGTCCTACGTCCGCATGTATCAACAATCCGGTTGGATGCCGTCGTTTGCCGTGCTCTACGGCGATCATCCCTGCATGACCGGCAACCACGCTTCGGCCTGGATCGCCGACTCCTGGGCCAAGGGCATTCGCGATTACGATGTGCAGGCGGCCTATGAAGGACTGCGCAAAAATGCCCTGGAGGGAACGCTGCTGCCCTGGCGCAACGGACCGCGCTCCAGCCTGGATGTTTTCCACGCGGAAAACGGATTCATGCCCGCCATCCGCCCCGACGAAACGGAAACGGTGCCCGAAGTGCACTCCTTCGAACGGCGGCAATCCGTCTCGGTCACCCTAGAACACGCCTTTGCCGACTGGTGCCTGGCGCAGCTCGCCCGCGCGATCGGCAAAAAGGACGATGCGGATCTGCTCACCCAGCGGGGCAGCTGGTGGAAAAACGTCTTCCGCGCCGACCACGGCTTCATGTGGCCCAAGGACGCGAAGGGCGACTGGATCGAGCCCTTTGATCCGAAGTTCTCCGGCGGCCAGGGCGGTCGTCTCTTCTTCACCGAAAACAACGCCTACACCTACAACTGGCTTCCGCGCCACGACTTCGAAGGGCTCGTCGCTTCCATGGGCGGAGTGAAAGCCGCCGAGGCGAAACTGGACAACACCTTCCGCGACAGCCTTGGCCGCTCGAAATTCGAGTATTTCGCCACGTTCCCCGACTCCACCGGCCTGGTCGGCCAGTTCACCATGGCGAACGAACCCTCGTTCCACATCCCCTACCTCTACAATTATCTCGGCTCGCCCTGGAAAACCCAGAAGCGCATCCGCCAGCTCCTCGAGGCTTTCTATCCCGACCAGATTCACGGCATCCCCGGTGACGAGGATGGCGGCGGCATGAGCGCCTTCGTGGTCATGTCCATGATGGGCTTCTATCCCGTGACCTCGGGAGTGCCCGTCTATGTCCTCGGCAGCCCGGTTTTCGACCGGGTTGATATCAAACTGCCCGACGGCAAGACGTTCACCCTCACGGCCCGGAACACGTCGCGAGACCACAAATACATCGACTCCGTGAAACTCAACAACCAGGCACGGACCAAAATCTGGTTCACGCACGATGAACTCACGCAGGGCGGCCGGCTCGACCTCGAAATGAGCACGAAACCCAACCAGGTGCTCGGCACCCGCGACGCGGATCTGCCTCCCTCGCGCCTGACCCTCGATCCCGTCTCGATCAAGTAA
- a CDS encoding sulfatase encodes MNVLLIVADDLRDALGCYGHLTVKTPHIDALARRGQRFDRTYVQYPVCGPSRTSFMTGWRPEQTRIMGNGTFFRDVIPDVVTLPQALRQAGWYTAGYGKVFHSAGDRQKWLDAAHSWDEAHEAVGIDDRPAFTAHRNLTGDKLKWCEWGITVGEGENQPDYLTASAAIAAIDRAGEKPWFIAAGFHRPHDPFFAPQQYFDLYPLASLTPHIDPPGLTAAPKLAFAPEMHEVFKQFTDQERREYLRAYYACTSFMDAQVGRVLDALDRRGLRDRTLVIFIGDNGFHLGEREWWNKVTLFEPSCRVPLIMAGPGVSQGSTTRGLTELVDLYPTILDYCGISPVQALAGTSLRPLLENPAGPGKAAAFSLVTRGTLVGRSVRTARWRYTEWDGGREGIELYDETADPGEYHDLSRDPAHAQTMTSLQALFAELPRYP; translated from the coding sequence ATGAATGTGCTGCTGATCGTCGCCGACGATCTGCGTGATGCGCTCGGCTGCTACGGCCATCTCACCGTAAAGACGCCGCATATCGACGCCCTGGCCCGACGCGGACAGAGATTCGACCGTACCTACGTGCAGTATCCAGTCTGCGGCCCCAGCCGGACTTCCTTCATGACCGGCTGGCGGCCGGAGCAGACCCGCATAATGGGTAACGGAACCTTCTTTCGCGATGTGATCCCGGACGTCGTGACACTGCCACAGGCGCTGCGCCAGGCGGGCTGGTATACCGCAGGCTACGGCAAGGTGTTCCACAGTGCCGGCGATCGCCAGAAGTGGCTCGATGCTGCGCACTCGTGGGACGAGGCCCATGAAGCCGTTGGCATTGATGACCGGCCCGCTTTCACCGCCCACCGCAATTTGACAGGCGACAAGCTCAAGTGGTGCGAATGGGGCATCACCGTCGGCGAAGGCGAGAACCAGCCCGACTACCTGACCGCCAGCGCCGCCATCGCGGCCATCGATCGTGCAGGGGAAAAACCGTGGTTCATCGCGGCCGGTTTTCACCGGCCCCACGATCCGTTCTTCGCCCCGCAACAGTATTTCGACCTCTACCCGCTCGCCTCGCTCACGCCGCACATCGATCCGCCGGGCCTGACGGCTGCGCCGAAGCTGGCTTTCGCCCCGGAGATGCACGAGGTGTTCAAGCAATTCACCGACCAGGAGCGGCGGGAGTATTTGCGAGCCTACTACGCCTGCACGTCGTTCATGGACGCCCAGGTCGGCCGGGTCCTGGACGCGCTCGACCGCCGCGGACTGCGCGACCGCACGCTCGTGATTTTCATCGGCGACAACGGCTTTCACCTGGGCGAACGCGAGTGGTGGAACAAAGTGACCCTCTTCGAGCCCAGCTGCCGGGTGCCCCTGATCATGGCCGGCCCCGGTGTATCCCAAGGATCCACCACTCGGGGCCTGACCGAGCTGGTCGACCTCTATCCGACGATTCTGGACTATTGCGGCATCTCTCCCGTGCAGGCCCTCGCGGGTACGTCGCTTCGCCCGCTTCTGGAAAATCCCGCCGGCCCGGGCAAAGCCGCCGCCTTCAGCCTGGTGACTCGCGGCACCCTCGTGGGCCGCAGCGTGCGCACCGCGCGCTGGCGCTACACGGAGTGGGATGGTGGCCGCGAAGGCATCGAACTCTACGACGAAACGGCCGACCCCGGCGAATACCACGACCTCTCCCGCGATCCCGCTCACGCCCAGACCATGACCTCATTGCAGGCCCTTTTTGCCGAACTCCCGCGCTACCCCTGA
- a CDS encoding sensor histidine kinase, with product MRLAQEFRLGTNVLMRTMGVVRAPFPSTALLALAFLAGGTLPRLHAVDEKVRYSAKPVITEIVVGGRAVPVKSSPQADGIGEVSYEGISLLRGEFPLNLALDTAAPGKPPIVRLRTRLEGWESEWRDHESQMYLVLRFIDENNRAVSSESFIRQGHSPGWGGLPQNSRWHSQVNEVEVPERSHRVQILLVSGGTPRTTGFWAVRRLRLSVRSADNEAPTGIQLYQLESLSGLGLDSPRGNPNGWLRDGTGLDIPILYSRLEDDGPAEPVLALLDTSPDNTGGWLQMVPAAARIVPGQHLRLEVEEKYSIGRGRDADVSFLSLPVGDYVFRAWATDELGRPTGPSLRVPVVVRPPFYATAWFRMFGAVFLTAALLAAVRYLSWRKMQEQMRLLEQRRAVEEERTRLARDLHDEMGSRFTQISLLAGRALISAPADQAVREPIRSINGAVKELASALEEIVWAANPKHDTLEGFGNYLAQYTGAVVRDADLRCRLDIPTALPEHSLPSGFRHRLMMAVKEALNNTLKHAHATEVSVQLELDGSRLLVTVSDNGKGFDPGTVKRGNGLDHLERRMVEICGTCEIESRQAGGTRIHLAVPLPKSAL from the coding sequence ATGCGCCTCGCCCAAGAATTTAGGCTCGGAACCAACGTCCTGATGAGGACGATGGGAGTTGTGCGCGCACCCTTTCCCTCAACGGCGTTGTTGGCCTTGGCCTTCTTGGCCGGCGGAACGTTGCCCCGGCTGCATGCCGTGGATGAAAAGGTCCGTTACTCAGCCAAGCCGGTGATCACGGAAATCGTGGTTGGCGGGCGGGCGGTCCCGGTGAAGAGCTCCCCACAAGCGGACGGCATCGGCGAGGTAAGCTATGAGGGCATTTCGCTGCTCCGGGGGGAGTTTCCACTCAACCTCGCCCTGGACACCGCGGCCCCGGGTAAACCTCCCATCGTGCGCCTGCGCACCCGCCTAGAAGGATGGGAGAGCGAATGGCGCGACCATGAGAGCCAGATGTATCTCGTGCTGCGTTTTATCGATGAGAACAACCGTGCCGTCAGCAGCGAGTCGTTCATACGTCAGGGCCACAGCCCGGGCTGGGGCGGCCTGCCCCAAAATTCCCGCTGGCACAGTCAGGTGAACGAAGTCGAAGTGCCGGAACGATCCCACCGGGTCCAGATTCTGCTGGTTTCCGGCGGCACGCCGCGCACGACCGGCTTCTGGGCCGTGCGCCGCCTGCGCCTGTCAGTCCGCTCGGCGGACAATGAGGCGCCAACCGGAATCCAGCTCTATCAGCTTGAATCCCTGAGCGGACTGGGTCTCGACTCCCCCCGGGGGAATCCCAATGGATGGTTGCGCGATGGCACCGGACTCGACATCCCGATCCTGTATTCTCGCCTTGAAGACGACGGCCCTGCCGAGCCCGTGCTCGCGCTGCTTGATACCAGCCCGGACAACACGGGAGGCTGGTTGCAGATGGTCCCCGCCGCCGCGCGGATCGTGCCCGGTCAGCACCTGCGACTGGAGGTCGAGGAAAAGTACAGTATTGGTCGCGGTCGCGATGCTGATGTCAGCTTTCTCTCGCTCCCCGTGGGAGACTACGTCTTTCGCGCCTGGGCCACCGACGAGTTGGGGCGCCCCACGGGGCCTTCCCTGCGGGTGCCCGTGGTGGTGAGGCCGCCCTTCTATGCCACGGCCTGGTTTCGGATGTTCGGCGCCGTATTTTTGACCGCGGCTCTGTTGGCTGCGGTGCGGTATCTGTCTTGGCGCAAGATGCAGGAGCAGATGCGGCTACTGGAGCAACGCCGGGCCGTTGAGGAAGAGCGGACCCGTCTCGCCCGCGATCTGCATGACGAAATGGGGTCCCGGTTCACACAAATTTCCCTGCTGGCCGGACGCGCGCTGATCTCCGCTCCCGCCGATCAGGCAGTGCGCGAGCCCATTCGCAGCATCAATGGGGCCGTGAAAGAACTGGCTTCTGCCTTGGAGGAGATTGTCTGGGCCGCCAACCCGAAGCACGATACGCTTGAGGGGTTCGGCAACTATCTCGCCCAATACACCGGTGCCGTAGTCCGGGATGCCGACCTGCGGTGCCGGCTGGACATTCCCACAGCGCTGCCCGAACACAGCCTGCCCAGTGGTTTCCGGCATCGACTGATGATGGCCGTGAAAGAGGCGCTGAACAATACCCTAAAGCATGCGCACGCCACCGAGGTATCCGTGCAGCTCGAACTCGATGGCTCCCGGTTGCTGGTGACGGTGTCCGACAACGGCAAGGGTTTTGATCCCGGGACGGTGAAACGTGGCAATGGCCTCGATCATTTGGAACGGCGTATGGTGGAAATTTGCGGGACCTGCGAAATTGAATCGCGGCAAGCCGGAGGCACTCGCATCCACCTGGCCGTGCCCTTGCCTAAGAGTGCTTTATGA
- a CDS encoding response regulator, with the protein MRTGVVIVEDDSAVRENLAALINMDERLRLLGSFGSAEVALREIPALQPKLAVMDINLPRLNGIECVARLKLIVPSLLVLMLTVYEDDDSVFRALKAGANGYLVKRDAAEKLLSALQDVQQGGAPMSAHIARQVVQFFHRSAAPAAESERLSPRETEILNLLVRGLILKEVADQLGIGLETVRTHVNHIYLKLHVRSRAEAIVKYLRQHPE; encoded by the coding sequence ATGAGAACCGGTGTAGTCATTGTGGAGGACGACAGTGCGGTGCGGGAAAATCTCGCAGCGTTGATCAACATGGACGAACGGCTGCGGCTGCTCGGCTCCTTCGGTTCGGCGGAGGTCGCGTTGCGTGAGATCCCGGCGCTGCAGCCGAAGCTCGCGGTGATGGACATCAATCTGCCGCGCCTGAACGGTATCGAGTGTGTGGCGCGGCTTAAGCTTATCGTGCCGTCTCTGCTCGTGCTCATGCTCACGGTTTACGAGGACGACGACAGTGTATTCCGGGCCCTGAAGGCGGGAGCCAACGGCTATCTGGTCAAGCGGGACGCGGCGGAAAAGCTCTTGAGCGCTCTTCAAGACGTCCAGCAAGGCGGCGCACCGATGTCCGCGCACATCGCCCGTCAGGTCGTGCAGTTTTTTCATCGGAGCGCGGCCCCGGCAGCGGAGTCCGAACGGCTCTCCCCTCGTGAGACCGAGATTCTCAATCTGCTCGTACGGGGTTTGATTCTGAAGGAAGTGGCGGACCAACTCGGCATAGGTCTGGAAACGGTGCGGACGCACGTGAACCACATCTATCTTAAGCTGCATGTGCGCAGCCGCGCCGAGGCGATCGTGAAATACCTTCGCCAGCACCCGGAGTAA
- a CDS encoding 3-keto-disaccharide hydrolase encodes MHHKSIINSALFTCALSLVCQAQTPVPLFNGRDLSGWVQRGGKATYAIEGNEIVGTSVLDTGNTFLCTAQNYGDFILEYEFKVDPKLNSGVQIRSEVFDEAKTVEWQGRTIQIPAKRVHGYQIEIDPDVKRQRMWSAGIFDEARRAWLVPDDGQTGPNGRAFSERGRKIFKPNDWNHVRVEAVGDSISTWLNGTPCAELKDSMTSHGFIALQVHGIGKDVEKNGTQVRWRNLTITEVKAPAKSAANTLTPEEIAAGWRLLWDGQTTTGWRSAKGEEFPAHGWLIQDGQLNVLDSGGKEAVGGGDIITRETFTEFELLVDFKLTPGANSGIKYFVQPGLAAITATGAKAAVGSAIGLEFQILDDALHPDAKLGRDGNRTVSSLYDLIPASASKQPNAIGEWNTARVLVRGNHVEHWLNDTKVVEYERDSPAFRAAVAASKYKNIPGFGEWPSGHILLQEHGDAVSFRNVKVRAIVGP; translated from the coding sequence ATGCACCACAAATCCATCATCAACTCGGCCTTGTTCACCTGCGCACTGTCTCTGGTGTGCCAGGCCCAAACCCCGGTTCCGCTTTTCAACGGCCGCGACCTCTCAGGCTGGGTGCAGCGCGGAGGCAAGGCGACCTATGCCATCGAGGGCAACGAAATCGTTGGCACATCGGTGCTCGATACCGGGAACACTTTTCTCTGCACGGCCCAGAACTACGGCGACTTCATCTTGGAATACGAATTCAAGGTGGACCCGAAGTTGAACTCCGGCGTGCAGATTCGCAGCGAGGTCTTCGACGAGGCGAAGACCGTCGAGTGGCAGGGACGCACGATCCAGATCCCCGCCAAGCGGGTGCATGGCTACCAGATCGAGATCGATCCGGACGTGAAGCGGCAGAGAATGTGGAGCGCGGGCATCTTCGACGAGGCCCGGCGGGCTTGGCTCGTGCCCGACGACGGCCAGACCGGCCCGAACGGCCGCGCCTTCAGCGAACGGGGGCGGAAGATTTTCAAGCCGAACGACTGGAATCATGTCCGCGTCGAGGCGGTCGGCGATTCCATCAGTACCTGGCTCAACGGCACGCCCTGCGCCGAGTTGAAGGACTCCATGACTTCGCACGGCTTTATTGCGCTGCAAGTGCACGGTATCGGCAAGGACGTGGAGAAGAACGGTACCCAGGTGCGCTGGCGAAATCTGACGATCACGGAAGTCAAGGCTCCGGCGAAATCCGCGGCAAACACGCTTACCCCCGAGGAAATAGCCGCGGGTTGGCGCCTGCTCTGGGACGGACAGACCACCACGGGCTGGCGCAGCGCCAAGGGGGAGGAGTTTCCCGCCCATGGCTGGTTGATCCAAGATGGCCAGTTGAACGTGCTCGACAGCGGTGGGAAGGAAGCCGTCGGTGGCGGCGACATCATCACGCGCGAGACTTTCACGGAGTTTGAGCTGCTGGTCGACTTCAAGCTCACCCCGGGTGCGAACAGCGGCATCAAGTATTTCGTCCAACCCGGCTTGGCCGCCATCACCGCCACCGGCGCGAAAGCCGCGGTCGGCTCGGCCATCGGGCTGGAGTTCCAGATCCTGGATGATGCATTGCACCCCGACGCCAAGCTCGGCCGCGACGGCAACCGCACCGTCAGCTCCCTCTACGACCTTATCCCCGCATCCGCCAGCAAGCAACCAAACGCCATCGGCGAGTGGAACACCGCCCGCGTTTTGGTCCGGGGCAACCACGTCGAGCATTGGCTCAATGACACCAAGGTGGTGGAGTACGAGCGTGATTCCCCGGCGTTCCGCGCCGCCGTGGCGGCGAGCAAGTACAAGAACATTCCCGGCTTCGGCGAATGGCCGAGTGGCCATATCCTGTTGCAGGAGCACGGCGACGCCGTGTCGTTCCGCAACGTCAAGGTCCGCGCCATCGTCGGGCCCTGA
- a CDS encoding helix-turn-helix transcriptional regulator, with the protein MRVNKQRFRRPQAGNDGTRIRPVFEDFHLLSMEGDYEYPRHQHTNYEVILVERGPYRCELNGEQLTLVDGQVLVIKPGDWHQDHLCDGQRHYVLHFRLTGMLQGEAARSLFRDDTHPAGQICTGNYLRDTFFMRELRREAQQKAPHSAAVQDSLLEALFWRLVRGLPESSLSETIRCLPHAEARREAIKVVFDRHLRTNPTVADLAVEAKMSPRHLTSFCRNNFGAGPARYLLQLKLRRAQEMLRYRGQRVKEVSDALGFANPYHFSRVYRRYFGHPPSRAL; encoded by the coding sequence ATGCGCGTTAACAAGCAGCGCTTCCGCCGGCCTCAGGCTGGCAATGACGGCACCCGGATCCGCCCGGTTTTCGAGGATTTCCACCTGCTGAGCATGGAGGGTGATTACGAGTACCCGCGGCACCAGCACACCAACTACGAGGTGATCCTGGTCGAACGCGGACCTTATCGTTGTGAGCTCAATGGAGAGCAGCTCACGCTGGTGGATGGTCAGGTGCTTGTGATCAAGCCGGGGGATTGGCATCAGGACCACCTGTGCGACGGGCAGCGTCACTACGTTTTGCATTTTCGCCTGACGGGAATGCTCCAGGGGGAGGCTGCCCGTTCGCTGTTTCGGGATGATACTCACCCAGCGGGCCAGATTTGCACGGGCAATTATTTGCGGGATACCTTTTTCATGCGGGAACTCCGCAGGGAGGCGCAACAGAAGGCCCCGCATTCAGCGGCTGTGCAAGACAGCCTGCTAGAGGCACTATTTTGGCGTCTTGTGCGCGGGTTGCCTGAGTCGAGCCTGAGCGAGACAATTCGCTGCCTTCCTCACGCCGAGGCCCGACGAGAGGCGATCAAGGTGGTGTTTGATCGTCACCTCCGAACGAATCCCACGGTGGCAGATCTCGCTGTCGAGGCCAAGATGAGCCCTCGCCATTTGACGTCGTTTTGCCGGAATAATTTTGGGGCCGGTCCGGCTCGGTATCTTCTGCAGTTAAAACTTCGTCGGGCGCAGGAGATGTTGCGTTACCGTGGACAGCGGGTGAAAGAGGTCAGTGACGCGCTTGGCTTCGCCAATCCTTATCATTTCTCGCGTGTTTACCGACGCTATTTCGGGCATCCGCCCTCGCGGGCGTTGTAG